One Microbacterium keratanolyticum DNA window includes the following coding sequences:
- a CDS encoding flagellin N-terminal helical domain-containing protein has translation MGNQIATNVGALNAYRNLSANQNDVSKSLEKLSSGLRINRAADDAAGLAISEGLRSQVNGLNVAARNAQDGISVIQTAEGALTEVHSLLQRMRDLSVQAGSDSNNAASRTAIQTEIDALGLELTRVAASTNFNGIKLLDGSNASLTFQVGAGNNAAQDQIAVALTNVTTIATAASAIDVETDAASRLAAIGTIDTQIAAISTARAGYGAAQNRFESTINSLQVSAENLAAAKSRIADTDMAAEMVRYTASNILQQAGTAMLAQANQSGQGVLQLLR, from the coding sequence ATGGGAAACCAGATCGCAACCAACGTCGGTGCACTCAACGCGTACCGCAACCTCTCCGCCAACCAGAACGACGTGTCGAAGTCGCTGGAGAAGCTCTCGAGCGGTCTGCGCATCAACCGCGCTGCGGACGATGCTGCCGGCCTCGCCATCTCCGAGGGTCTGCGTTCGCAGGTCAACGGCCTGAACGTTGCAGCCCGCAACGCGCAGGACGGCATCTCGGTCATCCAGACCGCGGAAGGTGCCCTCACCGAGGTGCACTCGCTCCTGCAGCGCATGCGCGACCTGTCCGTCCAGGCGGGTAGCGACTCGAACAACGCGGCATCGCGCACGGCCATCCAGACCGAGATCGACGCGCTGGGCCTCGAGCTCACCCGTGTCGCTGCGTCGACGAACTTCAACGGCATCAAGCTGCTTGACGGTTCGAACGCATCGCTCACGTTCCAGGTGGGTGCGGGCAACAACGCCGCACAGGACCAGATCGCCGTGGCGCTGACCAACGTCACGACCATCGCGACCGCGGCGTCCGCCATCGACGTCGAGACCGACGCCGCATCGCGCCTCGCAGCGATCGGCACGATCGACACGCAGATCGCGGCGATCTCGACCGCTCGCGCCGGTTACGGTGCAGCGCAGAACCGCTTCGAGTCGACCATCAACTCGCTGCAGGTCTCGGCAGAGAACCTCGCTGCCGCGAAGAGCCGCATCGCGGACACCGACATGGCCGCTGAGATGGTGCGCTACACCGCATCGAACATCCTGCAGCAGGCCGGTACCGCCATGCTTGCTCAGGCCAACCAGTCGGGCCAGGGCGTGCTTCAGCTGCTCCGTTGA
- the fliD gene encoding flagellar filament capping protein FliD, translating into MKIDGLVSGLNTAELIDSLMKVSAIPQTLLSNKITDRNAVISNLQSLNTSLQSLMDKAKTARGADSLAAFTPRSSAESVTVTAGSTATAFSTSIVVDAVATAHSVVTAAAGTDAWGGTFTLVAADGTMKEITPAGARPQDLAKAINAAGAGVSATVVPAGVDASGAPLSRLQLTATETGAAGAFTLHSGAPADVTAGTSTDVTAAAGSALLRQGADAQIRLFAGTSAEQILTGASNTFTVADGIDVTVSEVSATPVTITVTPDPKAQTAVAQEFTAIISKILAGIDKGSKATVGETGQKTTLGVFTGDSTVRALRGALASAVQAPVDGTSPSTIGISFDKSGVMQFDAEKFAAAMAEDPDKTQAVFSQIAGRVEDVAKQYSDKYDGLLTTRITGQETEVRDLKKQVERWDIRLEQRRNALERTYSQLEVQLSSLQSQSSWLSSQLAGLTPKN; encoded by the coding sequence ATGAAGATCGACGGCCTGGTATCCGGCTTGAACACGGCAGAGCTGATCGACTCCCTCATGAAGGTGAGTGCGATCCCGCAGACGCTGCTGAGCAACAAGATCACGGATCGCAACGCGGTGATCAGCAACCTTCAGTCCTTGAACACGTCGCTGCAGAGTCTGATGGACAAGGCCAAGACGGCCAGAGGTGCCGACTCGCTGGCCGCGTTCACGCCGCGCTCGTCCGCAGAGTCCGTCACCGTCACCGCGGGATCGACGGCCACCGCCTTCTCGACCAGCATCGTCGTCGACGCCGTGGCCACGGCGCACTCCGTCGTCACTGCCGCCGCGGGAACGGACGCGTGGGGTGGAACGTTCACGCTCGTCGCAGCCGACGGCACGATGAAGGAGATCACGCCCGCCGGCGCGCGACCGCAGGATCTGGCGAAGGCGATCAACGCCGCCGGTGCCGGTGTGTCGGCGACCGTCGTCCCCGCGGGTGTGGACGCCTCCGGCGCGCCGCTCTCCCGACTGCAGCTCACCGCGACCGAGACGGGAGCGGCCGGCGCTTTCACCCTGCACAGCGGTGCGCCCGCCGACGTCACGGCGGGAACCTCCACCGACGTGACCGCCGCCGCCGGCAGCGCGCTGCTTCGCCAGGGCGCTGACGCACAGATTCGCCTGTTCGCGGGGACATCTGCCGAGCAGATCCTCACCGGGGCGAGCAACACCTTCACCGTCGCGGACGGCATCGACGTCACCGTCTCCGAGGTCAGTGCGACCCCGGTCACGATCACCGTCACTCCGGATCCGAAGGCACAGACCGCGGTGGCCCAGGAGTTCACCGCGATCATCTCGAAGATCCTCGCGGGCATCGACAAGGGCTCCAAGGCCACTGTCGGCGAGACAGGGCAGAAGACCACGCTGGGTGTCTTCACGGGCGACAGCACCGTGCGTGCGCTGCGTGGCGCACTGGCATCCGCAGTGCAGGCGCCGGTCGACGGAACCTCCCCGTCGACGATCGGCATCTCCTTCGACAAGTCCGGAGTGATGCAGTTCGATGCGGAGAAGTTCGCCGCCGCGATGGCGGAGGACCCGGACAAGACCCAGGCCGTGTTCTCACAGATCGCGGGGCGCGTCGAGGATGTCGCGAAGCAGTACTCCGACAAGTACGACGGCCTTCTCACCACCCGCATCACCGGCCAGGAGACCGAGGTGCGCGACCTGAAGAAGCAGGTCGAGCGCTGGGACATCCGCCTGGAGCAGCGTCGCAACGCGCTCGAGCGCACCTACTCGCAGCTCGAGGTGCAGCTGTCGTCGCTGCAGTCCCAGTCGTCCTGGCTCAGCTCGCAGCTCGCCGGCCTCACGCCGAAGAACTGA
- the fliS gene encoding flagellar export chaperone FliS — protein sequence MNASLERAKQQYLELQVSSASPERLLTMLYDRLLVDIDRGHAALQAQEWSAASTHLTHAQQIVAELTSSLTDAWDGSEGLRSLYVFVSGRLILANVTRNSEVAAECRALIAPLRDAWHEAAATLERVPVAAASAQA from the coding sequence ATGAACGCTTCGCTGGAACGTGCAAAGCAGCAGTACCTGGAACTGCAGGTCAGCTCGGCCTCGCCCGAGCGTCTGCTCACGATGCTCTACGACCGGCTGCTCGTCGACATCGACCGGGGGCACGCCGCACTCCAGGCGCAGGAATGGTCCGCAGCGTCCACCCACCTGACGCACGCCCAGCAGATCGTCGCCGAGCTCACCTCGTCTCTGACGGATGCCTGGGACGGCTCCGAGGGGCTCCGCTCGCTGTACGTCTTCGTGAGCGGTCGTCTGATCCTGGCGAACGTGACGCGCAACAGCGAGGTGGCCGCGGAGTGCCGGGCGCTCATCGCCCCGCTGCGGGACGCGTGGCACGAGGCCGCCGCCACACTGGAGCGGGTACCGGTAGCCGCAGCATCCGCACAGGCGTGA